The Brassica oleracea var. oleracea cultivar TO1000 chromosome C6, BOL, whole genome shotgun sequence genome includes a region encoding these proteins:
- the LOC106297280 gene encoding uncharacterized protein LOC106297280 has protein sequence MNSVCPQWSFVSNHSEDEDGRIIMFWKAPAALTLLHKSRQEMTCEVMYPGLSTFTMTAIYADNTVDERKLLWNTLLDVKANLSLHNSPWIIGGDFNEIIPCAEHSSPAFNSITPQMIELKDCIDDLEVRDLRFHGPPFTWSNKQPADPISKKLDRVLINEEWLHTFPNSLAHFMPPDFSDHTPSLVNMEAALPVAGTRPFKFFNFLTAHPDFLDTVSEGWEFSQPDTWSLSSLNKKQKILKKVLKKLHKHNYSEIQKIVGECNQNLKDLQLESLTNPSEASFLAEKLCTEKLHHLRRVEEAYFHQKSRIQWLKEGDQNTSFYHKVAMARNYFNTIHELTDINGTAATTPEAVGLLAVHHFASV, from the coding sequence ATGAACTCTGTCTGTCCTCAGTGGTCTTTTGTCTCTAACCACTCTGAAGATGAAGACGGCCGAATAATAATGTTTTGGAAAGCTCCCGCGGCTCTAACTCTTCTGCATAAGTCAAGACAAGAAATGACTTGTGAAGTTATGTATCCGGGACTATCTACTTTCACAATGACTGCTATTTATGCTGATAATACAGTTGATGAAAGGAAGCTTCTGTGGAATACCTTACTGGATGTTAAAGCTAATCTCTCACTTCACAACTCGCCTTGGATCATTGGGGGAGACTTTAATGAGATTATCCCCTGTGCGGAACACTCCTCCCCTGCTTTCAACAGCATCACTCCGCAGATGATTGAATTGAAGGACTGTATAGATGATCTTGAGGTCAGGGACCTCCGGTTCCACGGACCGCCATTCACCTGGTCCAATAAACAACCAGCTGATCCTATATCCAAAAAATTGGATCGAGTATTGATCAATGAAGAATGGTTACACACCTTTCCAAACAGTCTGGCGCATTTTATGCCCCCAGATTTCTCAGATCACACTCCAAGCCTAGTTAATATGGAAGCTGCTCTCCCGGTAGCTGGTACTCGACCGTTCAAGTTCTTCAACTTTCTAACAGCTCATCCGGATTTTCTAGATACAGTCTCTGAAGGCTGGGAATTCTCGCAGCCTGATACTTGGTCTCTTTCAAGCCTCAACAAGAAACAAAAGATCCTTAAGAAGGTTCTAAAAAAGCTCCACAAGCATAATTACTCTGAAATTCAAAAAATAGTAGGAGAATGCAACCAAAACCTCAAGGATCTTCAGCTGGAATCTCTAACCAATCCATCAGAGGCTTCTTTTCTAGCTGAGAAACTTTGTACTGAGAAATTGCATCACCTTAGACGAGTGGAAGAAGCCTACTTTCATCAAAAATCCAGAATTCAGTGGCTTAAAGAGGGAGACCAAAACACAAGCTTCTATCACAAAGTAGCGATGGCAAGGAATTACTTTAATACAATCCATGAGCTTACCGATATCAATGGAACAGCTGCAACTACTCCGGAGGCAGTGGGTCTTCTGGCTGTCCACCATTTCGCTAGTGTGTAG